A window of the Comamonas sp. Y33R10-2 genome harbors these coding sequences:
- a CDS encoding NYN domain-containing protein, whose protein sequence is MTDAIQSRIALLIDADNAPAEMIDEILTELSTFGLINIRRAYGNWTKPGLNGWQSKLLENAVRPMQQFDYSKGKNATDMAMTVDAMELLYTEKPDAFGIVSSDADFTPLVMHLRAKGAAVYGFGAAQTPRAFVNACSRFLYFDALLELGDGITSRSDRRDSQDALQEADAAARKPAQSTSHAMPTGGTDIEPPACASLRVPSHLLREDRPLIAMLRDAIKAMQDETGWARISDVGTHIGNKRSFDARNYGYASLTKLMAATQVFELRDEGTARVAVRDKRATGDEVAH, encoded by the coding sequence ATGACAGATGCTATTCAGTCTCGCATTGCCTTGTTGATCGACGCGGACAATGCGCCCGCAGAGATGATTGATGAAATCCTGACAGAGTTGTCCACCTTCGGCCTCATCAACATTCGCCGCGCCTATGGCAACTGGACTAAACCGGGCCTGAATGGCTGGCAGAGCAAGCTGCTGGAAAATGCCGTGCGGCCCATGCAGCAGTTCGATTACTCCAAAGGCAAGAACGCTACCGACATGGCGATGACGGTAGATGCGATGGAGTTGCTCTATACGGAAAAGCCGGACGCCTTCGGCATCGTCTCCTCCGATGCAGATTTCACTCCACTGGTCATGCATCTGCGCGCCAAGGGCGCTGCCGTCTATGGCTTTGGCGCCGCGCAGACGCCGCGCGCTTTTGTGAACGCCTGCTCCCGCTTTCTGTACTTTGATGCTTTGCTGGAGCTGGGCGATGGCATCACCAGCCGCAGCGATCGCCGCGATTCCCAAGACGCATTGCAAGAAGCCGATGCTGCAGCGCGCAAGCCTGCGCAGTCCACCAGCCATGCTATGCCTACAGGCGGTACAGACATTGAGCCACCAGCTTGTGCCAGTTTGCGGGTGCCATCACATCTGCTGCGTGAGGACCGGCCACTGATCGCCATGTTGCGCGACGCCATCAAGGCCATGCAAGATGAAACCGGCTGGGCACGCATCAGCGATGTAGGCACCCATATCGGTAACAAACGCTCTTTTGATGCGCGCAATTACGGCTATGCCTCGCTGACCAAGCTCATGGCCGCAACTCAGGTGTTTGAGTTGCGCGATGAAGGCACG